A window of the Miscanthus floridulus cultivar M001 chromosome 14, ASM1932011v1, whole genome shotgun sequence genome harbors these coding sequences:
- the LOC136506088 gene encoding serine/threonine-protein phosphatase BSL2 homolog isoform X2 — protein sequence MDVDSRMATESDSDSDARGGVSVSGSETPTASPSPSQSPSAPGTPTAAAAYPGPVAGPRPAPGYTVVDAAMDKKEDGPGCRCGHTLTAVPAVGEEGSPGYVGPRLILFGGATALEGNSATPPSSAGSAGIRLAGATADVHCYDVLSNKWTRLTPLGEPPSPRAAHVATAVGTMVVIQGGIGPAGLSAEDLHVLDLTQQRPRWHRVVVQGPGPGPRYGHVMALVGQRFLLTIGGNDGKRPLADVWALDTAAKPYEWRKLEPEGEGPPPCMYATASARSDGLLLLCGGRDANSVPLSSAYGLAKHRDGRWEWAIAPGVSPSPRYQHAAVFVNARLHVSGGALGGGRMVEDSSSVAVLDTAAGVWCDTKSVVTTPRTGRYSADAAGGDASVELTRRCRHAAAAVGDLIFVYGGLRGGVLLDDLLVAEDLAAAETTSAANHAAAAAASANVQREAGRYAYNDEQSGQTVTVSSPDGAVVLGTPVAPPVNGDMYTDISPENAIIQGQRLSKGVDYLVEASAAEAEAISATLAAVKARQVNGEMEHSPDREQSPDAAPSTKQNSSLIKPDPALVNNSTPPPGVRLHHRAVVVAAETGGALGGMVRQLSIDQFENEGRRVIYGTPENATAARKLLDRQMSINSVPKKVIASLLKPRGWKPPVQRQFFLDCNEIADLCDSAERIFSSEPSVLQLKAPIKIFGDLHGQFGDLMRLFDEYGAPSTAGDIAYIDYLFLGDYVDRGQHSLETISLLLALKVEYPHNVHLIRGNHEAADINALFGFRIECIERMGERDGIWTWHRVNRLFNWLPLAALIEKKIICMHGGIGRSINHIEQIENLQRPITMEAGSVVLMDLLWSDPTENDSVEGLRPNARGPGLVTFGPDRVMEFCNNNDLQLIVRAHECVMDGFERFAQGHLITLFSATNYCGTANNAGAILVLGRDLVVVPKLIHPLPPAITSPETSPEHHIEDTWMQELNANRPPTPTRGRPQAPNNDRGSLAWI from the exons ATGGACGTGGACTCGCGCATGGCGACGGAgtccgactccgactccgacgcgCGCGGCGGCGTGTCAGTGTCCGGGAGCGAGACCCCCAcggcgtccccgtccccgtcccagtCCCCGTCCGCGCCCGGGACGCCCACGGCCGCGGCCGCGTACCCGGGGCCGGTGGCGGGGCCCAGGCCTGCGCCGGGGTACACGGTGGTGGACGCCGCGATGGACAAGAAGGAGGACGGGCCGGGGTGCCGGTGCGGCCACACGCTCACCGCAGTACCGGCAGTCGGGGAGGAGGGTTCGCCCGGGTATGTGGGCCCGCGCCTGATACTCTTTGGTGGTGCCACCGCACTCGAGGGCAACTCCGCCACGCCGCCCTCGTCGGCTGGGAGCGCTGGGATCC GTCTTGCTGGTGCCACCGCGGATGTCCATTGTTATGATGTGTTATCAAATAAGTGGACCAG GCTTACTCCACTTGGTGaacctccttcaccaagagctgcaCATGTAGCCACTGCCGTTGGAACAATGGTGGTCATTCAG GGTGGAATTGGCCCTGCTGGCTTATCGGCTGAGGACCTTCATGTTCTGGATCTTACACAACAACGACCGCGATGGCATAG AGTTGTGGTTCAAGGTCCTGGTCCTGGTCCACGGTATGGACATGTGATGGCCTTGGTTGGGCAGCGATTCTTATTGACAATTGGTGGCAATGATG GAAAACGGCCCTTGGCAGATGTATGGGCCCTTGATACTGCTGCTAAGCCATATGAATGGAGAAAACTTGAGCCGGAAGGTGAAGGGCCACCACCATGCAt GTATGCAACTGCTAGTGCCCGTTCTGATGGCCTCCTTTTGCTTTGTGGTGGAAGGGATGCAAATAGTGTG CCCCTATCGAGTGCATATGGGCTTGCTAAGCATAGAGATGGGCGCTGGGAGTGGGCAATTGCCCCTGGTGTGTCTCCATCACCCAGATATCAACATGCAGCT GTTTTTGTCAATGCACGGCTTCATGTCTCAGGAGGGGCTCTTGGGGGTGGTCGCATGGTAGAAGACTCCTCAAGTGTTGCAG TGTTGGACACTGCTGCTGGAGTTTGGTGTGATACCAAATCAGTAGTTACAACTCCAAGGACAGGAAGATATAGTGCAGATGCAGCAGGTGGTGATGCTTCTGTAGAGCTTACACGGCGGTGCAGGCATGCAGCTGCCGCTGTTGGTGATCTGATATTTGTTTATGGAGGTTTACGGGGAG GTGTGCTGCTAGATGACCTCCTAGTTGCTGAAGATCTTGCTGCTGCTGAAACAACCAGTGCAGCTAATcatgcagcagctgctgctgcatcTGCAAATGTACAAAGAGAAGCTGGTAGATATGCCTACAACGATGAACAATCAGGACAAACAGTTACAGTTTCAAGTCCTGATGGAGCTGTTGTTCTTGGGACTCCGGTTGCTCCTCCGGTCAATGGGGACATGTATACTGATATTAGTCCTGAGAATGCCATTATCCAGGGACAGAG ATTGAGCAAAGGTGTTGATTATTTGGTTGAAGCATCAGCTGCAGAGGCTGAGGCAATCAGTGCTACTTTAGCTGCTGTAAAGGCTAGGCAAGTTAACGGTGAGATGGAGCATTCACCTGACAGGGAACAGTCTCCAGACGCTGCACCAAGTACCAAGCAAAATTCAAGCCTCATAAAACCAGATCCTGCTCTTGTGAACAATTCAACACCACCTCCTGGGGTTCGGTTGCACCATAGAGCA GTTGTGGTAGCAGCAGAAACTGGAGGTGCCTTAGGTGGCATGGTTAGACAGCTGTCGATTGACCAGTTTGAGAATGAAGGTAGAAGGGTCATTTATGGCACCCCTGAGAATGCAACTGCGGCAAGGAAATTACTAGATCGACAAATGTCTATTAATAGTGTGCCCAAAAAG GTAATTGCTTCTCTTCTGAAACCTCGTGGTTGGAAGCCCCCTGTGCAAAGGCAGTTCTTTCTTGACTGCAATGAGATTGCAGATCTGTGTGATAGTGCTGAAAGAATATTTTCAAGTGAACCTAGCGTCTTACAGCTAAAAGCTCCCATTAAGATATTTGGTGATCTGCATGGTCAATTTGGTGACCTCATGCGCTTATTTGATGAATACGGTGCTCCTTCAACAGCTGGAGATATTGC TTACATAGATTATCTTTTCTTGGGAGATTATGTCGATCGTGGTCAGCATAGTCTGGAGACAATCAGTCTTCTCCTTGCACTGAAG GTTGAATATCCTCACAATGTACATTTAATTCGAGGGAATCATGAAGCAGCGGATATCAATGCTCTTTTTGGGTTCCGAATAGAGTGCATAGAGAGAATG GGTGAGCGGGATGGAATCTGGACCTGGCATCGTGTGAACAGGTTATTTAATTGGCTTCCTTTGGCTGCACTAATAGAAAAGAAGATAATTTGTATGCATGGTGGTATTGGTCGGTCCATCAACCATATAGAACAaattgaaaatcttcaaagaccaatTACCATGGAAGCAGGCTCAGTTGTTCTTATGGATCTTCTATG GTCTGATCCAACTGAGAATGATAGTGTAGAGGGACTCAGGCCAAATGCACGGGGCCCTGGACTTGTTACCTTTGGG CCTGATAGAGTTATGGAGTTCTGCAACAACAATGACCTGCAGTTGATTGTGCGAGCACATGAGTGTGTGATGGATGGCTTTGAGCGTTTCGCTCAAGGTCACTTGATCACTCTTTTCTCGGCAACAAATTACTGTG GAACGGCAAACAACGCAGGTGCAATCTTAGTTCTCGGAAGGGATCTGGTGGTGGTTCCAAAACTCATCCATCCTTTGCCGCCTGCCATTACGTCACCTGAGACCTCTCCAGAGCATCATATTGAGGACACATGGATGCAG GAGTTGAATGCCAACAGACCGCCAACACCAACCAGGGGCCGCCCTCAAGCACCCAACAATGACCGAGGCTCCCTTGCCTGGATATAG
- the LOC136506088 gene encoding serine/threonine-protein phosphatase BSL2 homolog isoform X1 yields the protein MDVDSRMATESDSDSDARGGVSVSGSETPTASPSPSQSPSAPGTPTAAAAYPGPVAGPRPAPGYTVVDAAMDKKEDGPGCRCGHTLTAVPAVGEEGSPGYVGPRLILFGGATALEGNSATPPSSAGSAGIRLAGATADVHCYDVLSNKWTRLTPLGEPPSPRAAHVATAVGTMVVIQGGIGPAGLSAEDLHVLDLTQQRPRWHRVVVQGPGPGPRYGHVMALVGQRFLLTIGGNDGKRPLADVWALDTAAKPYEWRKLEPEGEGPPPCMYATASARSDGLLLLCGGRDANSVPLSSAYGLAKHRDGRWEWAIAPGVSPSPRYQHAAVFVNARLHVSGGALGGGRMVEDSSSVAVLDTAAGVWCDTKSVVTTPRTGRYSADAAGGDASVELTRRCRHAAAAVGDLIFVYGGLRGGVLLDDLLVAEDLAAAETTSAANHAAAAAASANVQREAGRYAYNDEQSGQTVTVSSPDGAVVLGTPVAPPVNGDMYTDISPENAIIQGQRRLSKGVDYLVEASAAEAEAISATLAAVKARQVNGEMEHSPDREQSPDAAPSTKQNSSLIKPDPALVNNSTPPPGVRLHHRAVVVAAETGGALGGMVRQLSIDQFENEGRRVIYGTPENATAARKLLDRQMSINSVPKKVIASLLKPRGWKPPVQRQFFLDCNEIADLCDSAERIFSSEPSVLQLKAPIKIFGDLHGQFGDLMRLFDEYGAPSTAGDIAYIDYLFLGDYVDRGQHSLETISLLLALKVEYPHNVHLIRGNHEAADINALFGFRIECIERMGERDGIWTWHRVNRLFNWLPLAALIEKKIICMHGGIGRSINHIEQIENLQRPITMEAGSVVLMDLLWSDPTENDSVEGLRPNARGPGLVTFGPDRVMEFCNNNDLQLIVRAHECVMDGFERFAQGHLITLFSATNYCGTANNAGAILVLGRDLVVVPKLIHPLPPAITSPETSPEHHIEDTWMQELNANRPPTPTRGRPQAPNNDRGSLAWI from the exons ATGGACGTGGACTCGCGCATGGCGACGGAgtccgactccgactccgacgcgCGCGGCGGCGTGTCAGTGTCCGGGAGCGAGACCCCCAcggcgtccccgtccccgtcccagtCCCCGTCCGCGCCCGGGACGCCCACGGCCGCGGCCGCGTACCCGGGGCCGGTGGCGGGGCCCAGGCCTGCGCCGGGGTACACGGTGGTGGACGCCGCGATGGACAAGAAGGAGGACGGGCCGGGGTGCCGGTGCGGCCACACGCTCACCGCAGTACCGGCAGTCGGGGAGGAGGGTTCGCCCGGGTATGTGGGCCCGCGCCTGATACTCTTTGGTGGTGCCACCGCACTCGAGGGCAACTCCGCCACGCCGCCCTCGTCGGCTGGGAGCGCTGGGATCC GTCTTGCTGGTGCCACCGCGGATGTCCATTGTTATGATGTGTTATCAAATAAGTGGACCAG GCTTACTCCACTTGGTGaacctccttcaccaagagctgcaCATGTAGCCACTGCCGTTGGAACAATGGTGGTCATTCAG GGTGGAATTGGCCCTGCTGGCTTATCGGCTGAGGACCTTCATGTTCTGGATCTTACACAACAACGACCGCGATGGCATAG AGTTGTGGTTCAAGGTCCTGGTCCTGGTCCACGGTATGGACATGTGATGGCCTTGGTTGGGCAGCGATTCTTATTGACAATTGGTGGCAATGATG GAAAACGGCCCTTGGCAGATGTATGGGCCCTTGATACTGCTGCTAAGCCATATGAATGGAGAAAACTTGAGCCGGAAGGTGAAGGGCCACCACCATGCAt GTATGCAACTGCTAGTGCCCGTTCTGATGGCCTCCTTTTGCTTTGTGGTGGAAGGGATGCAAATAGTGTG CCCCTATCGAGTGCATATGGGCTTGCTAAGCATAGAGATGGGCGCTGGGAGTGGGCAATTGCCCCTGGTGTGTCTCCATCACCCAGATATCAACATGCAGCT GTTTTTGTCAATGCACGGCTTCATGTCTCAGGAGGGGCTCTTGGGGGTGGTCGCATGGTAGAAGACTCCTCAAGTGTTGCAG TGTTGGACACTGCTGCTGGAGTTTGGTGTGATACCAAATCAGTAGTTACAACTCCAAGGACAGGAAGATATAGTGCAGATGCAGCAGGTGGTGATGCTTCTGTAGAGCTTACACGGCGGTGCAGGCATGCAGCTGCCGCTGTTGGTGATCTGATATTTGTTTATGGAGGTTTACGGGGAG GTGTGCTGCTAGATGACCTCCTAGTTGCTGAAGATCTTGCTGCTGCTGAAACAACCAGTGCAGCTAATcatgcagcagctgctgctgcatcTGCAAATGTACAAAGAGAAGCTGGTAGATATGCCTACAACGATGAACAATCAGGACAAACAGTTACAGTTTCAAGTCCTGATGGAGCTGTTGTTCTTGGGACTCCGGTTGCTCCTCCGGTCAATGGGGACATGTATACTGATATTAGTCCTGAGAATGCCATTATCCAGGGACAGAG AAGATTGAGCAAAGGTGTTGATTATTTGGTTGAAGCATCAGCTGCAGAGGCTGAGGCAATCAGTGCTACTTTAGCTGCTGTAAAGGCTAGGCAAGTTAACGGTGAGATGGAGCATTCACCTGACAGGGAACAGTCTCCAGACGCTGCACCAAGTACCAAGCAAAATTCAAGCCTCATAAAACCAGATCCTGCTCTTGTGAACAATTCAACACCACCTCCTGGGGTTCGGTTGCACCATAGAGCA GTTGTGGTAGCAGCAGAAACTGGAGGTGCCTTAGGTGGCATGGTTAGACAGCTGTCGATTGACCAGTTTGAGAATGAAGGTAGAAGGGTCATTTATGGCACCCCTGAGAATGCAACTGCGGCAAGGAAATTACTAGATCGACAAATGTCTATTAATAGTGTGCCCAAAAAG GTAATTGCTTCTCTTCTGAAACCTCGTGGTTGGAAGCCCCCTGTGCAAAGGCAGTTCTTTCTTGACTGCAATGAGATTGCAGATCTGTGTGATAGTGCTGAAAGAATATTTTCAAGTGAACCTAGCGTCTTACAGCTAAAAGCTCCCATTAAGATATTTGGTGATCTGCATGGTCAATTTGGTGACCTCATGCGCTTATTTGATGAATACGGTGCTCCTTCAACAGCTGGAGATATTGC TTACATAGATTATCTTTTCTTGGGAGATTATGTCGATCGTGGTCAGCATAGTCTGGAGACAATCAGTCTTCTCCTTGCACTGAAG GTTGAATATCCTCACAATGTACATTTAATTCGAGGGAATCATGAAGCAGCGGATATCAATGCTCTTTTTGGGTTCCGAATAGAGTGCATAGAGAGAATG GGTGAGCGGGATGGAATCTGGACCTGGCATCGTGTGAACAGGTTATTTAATTGGCTTCCTTTGGCTGCACTAATAGAAAAGAAGATAATTTGTATGCATGGTGGTATTGGTCGGTCCATCAACCATATAGAACAaattgaaaatcttcaaagaccaatTACCATGGAAGCAGGCTCAGTTGTTCTTATGGATCTTCTATG GTCTGATCCAACTGAGAATGATAGTGTAGAGGGACTCAGGCCAAATGCACGGGGCCCTGGACTTGTTACCTTTGGG CCTGATAGAGTTATGGAGTTCTGCAACAACAATGACCTGCAGTTGATTGTGCGAGCACATGAGTGTGTGATGGATGGCTTTGAGCGTTTCGCTCAAGGTCACTTGATCACTCTTTTCTCGGCAACAAATTACTGTG GAACGGCAAACAACGCAGGTGCAATCTTAGTTCTCGGAAGGGATCTGGTGGTGGTTCCAAAACTCATCCATCCTTTGCCGCCTGCCATTACGTCACCTGAGACCTCTCCAGAGCATCATATTGAGGACACATGGATGCAG GAGTTGAATGCCAACAGACCGCCAACACCAACCAGGGGCCGCCCTCAAGCACCCAACAATGACCGAGGCTCCCTTGCCTGGATATAG